One Brassica napus cultivar Da-Ae chromosome C4, Da-Ae, whole genome shotgun sequence genomic region harbors:
- the LOC106395920 gene encoding F-box/kelch-repeat protein At3g27150-like yields the protein MLLNVLFWNLQEMMSKEMVKINPDMLMLSDDQTPKIGASLSQSKRRKISIVGIKPNIPDLNVKPCYDSDEEEKGEITKTFQNLAGLKSHDGCYVHHKLLYELEVEIFARLPCFEYWKLQFLNKKFLQLLKSGEIFRVRQEKGLVKPYVILHSGADSNWEMFDKDFKNFQKLPKVPSSDYCFFHSDKETISVGTQLIVIGREIEGIVVFRYELENHKWFKGPSMITPRVMYGSASHGKTAFFAGGIQKDDNENPIVVRTVEKYNADTKSWTMINGMHKARKFSSGCFLRGKFYVLGGRDENDKHLTCGESYDETTNSWELIPDMLKDMTFIIPSQSPPLIAVVDDNLYMLETSLNELRVYDINTNIWKKLGVVPVSANTTFGWGTAFKSMGDRLLVVGTYHSWHRKAIVYSCRPSPDVEEQHWEELKYWCTGAELPPFIHNCCVMFA from the coding sequence ATGTTacttaatgtattattttggaATTTACAGGAAATGATGTCAAAAGAGATGGTTAAAATAAATCCAGATATGCTAATGCTAAGTGATGATCAGACTCCTAAGATTGGAGCTAGCTTGAGCCAATCTAAACGAAGGAAGATTTCAATTGTTGGCATTAAACCCAACATACCTGACCTGAATGTGAAACCTTGTTATGATTCTGATGaggaagaaaaaggagaaattACAAAAACATTTCAGAATCTTGCAGGTTTAAAATCTCATGATGGATGTTATGTTCATCATAAGCTTTTGTACGAGCTTGAGGTCGAGATCTTTGCTCGTCTTCCATGCTTTGAATACTGGAAACTGCAGTTTCTTAACAAGAAATTTTTGCAGTTGTTAAAAAGTGGTGAAATTTTCAGGGTGAGACAAGAAAAAGGCCTTGTGAAACCCTACGTGATTTTGCATTCAGGGGCTGATTCAAATTGGGAAATGTTTGATAaggattttaaaaactttcagaaACTTcctaaagttccttcttctgactATTGCTTTTTCCACAGCGATAAGGAAACAATTAGTGTGGGTACTCAGTTAATTGTCATTGGAAGAGAAATAGAGGGAATTGTGGTGTTTCGCTACGAGCTAGAGAATCATAAGTGGTTCAAAGGTCCTTCAATGATCACACCGAGGGTCATGTACGGTTCTGCTAGCCATGGAAAAACCGCATTTTTTGCAGGAGGCATTCAAAAGGATGACAATGAGAACCCTATAGTTGTTCGAACCGTAGAAAAGTATAATGCTGATACAAAAAGTTGGACTATGATTAATGGAATGCATAAAGCAAGGAAGTTCAGCTCAGGATGTTTCTTGCGTGGAAAGTTTTATGTCCTCGGTGGCCGAGATGAGAATGATAAACACCTCACTTGTGGAGAAAGTTATGATGAGACCACAAATTCTTGGGAGTTGATACCTGACATGTTAAAGGACATGACATTCATTATTCCTTCCCAATCTCCGCCTCTTATAGCTGTGGTTGATGACAATCTATACATGTTGGAGACATCTTTGAACGAGCTTCGCGTATATGATATAAACACAAATATTTGGAAGAAACTTGGTGTTGTCCCTGTGAGCGCAAACACTACCTTTGGTTGGGGGACTGCGTTTAAATCTATGGGAGATAGACTTCTGGTTGTTGGAACTTATCACTCTTGGCATAGGAAAGCAATAGTCTACTCATGCCgtccttctccagacgtggaagaGCAGCACTGGGAAGAATTAAAATATTGGTGCACTGGTGCTGAGCTCCCACCGTTTATTCATAACTGTTGTGTTATGTTTGCTTAA